A genomic region of Metopolophium dirhodum isolate CAU chromosome 1, ASM1992520v1, whole genome shotgun sequence contains the following coding sequences:
- the LOC132947841 gene encoding uncharacterized protein LOC132947841, protein MELLKSNKGNHKIALKGYTYTIKKICQSIIRWKCSKKSSLKCPAMLITNLKMKKIIRFEEEHSHSANKGEIGAMKIKQTIKDCSLQTCNNSGQIFAQAVQNLPKEIFIELPSEDSIKRSIRNQRSSLNPKKPNSLQELVIEYDWTRCGNERFLLKDNGLESSERIIIFALDSSLEQLANADTWFIDGNFGLAPEHFLQLYVIRIQVNEIFITPVFCLLERKTQNTYEEMFKIILNECNNRELYPDPLYFNVDFEIAVHKAAKIVFGEQILIRGCFYHLSQSTYRKIQNLGLIKRYREDENFNLYCAMMDGLAFLPVDKVCEGMNYLKQNCPTGAEDLLQYFDENYVGGMFRKVKKTNNIILRRIPPLFVPESWNVNITTLSTNPHRTNNACEGWNNRFSHLVGIKHPSIWKLLTKMCQEVGTDKARMGLAELGEINRQKTKAGKKIEV, encoded by the exons ATGGAACTTCTTAAATCAAACAAAGGAAATCATAAAATTGCACTAAAAGgttatacttatactataaaaaaaatatgccaaaGTATAATCCGATGGAAATGTTCCAAGAAATCGTCACTTAAGTGTCCAGCAATGTTAATTAccaatttgaaaatgaaaaaaatcatacGTTTTGAAGAAGAACACAGTCATAGTGCTAATAAAGGTGAAATAGGAGCAATGAAAATCAAACAAACGATAAAGGATTGTTCACTTCAGACTTGCAACAATTCAGGACAAATTTTTGCTCAAGCTGTACAAAATTTACCAAAAGagatatttattgaattaccATCCGAAGATTCAATAAAAAGAAGTATTCGTAATCAAAGAAGCAGTTTAAACCCGAAAAAACCAAATAGTCTACAAGAACTTGTTATTGAAT ATGATTGGACACGTTGTGGGAATGAGCGATTTTTATTGAAAGATAATGGTCTAGAGTCAAGTGAacggattataatatttgcGTTAGATAGTTCATTAGAACAGTTAGCAAATGCCGATACCTGGTTTATTGATGGTAACTTTGGTTTAGCGCCCGAGCATTTTTTACAACTGTACGTCATTCGAATCCAAgtaaatgaaatttttattacGCCAGTGTTTTGCTTACTTGAGCGAAAAACGCAAAACACTTATGaagaaatgttcaaaataattttgaatgagTGTAACAATCGCGAACTATACCCAGATCCGTTATACTTTAATGTTGATTTTGAAATCGCAGTTCACAAAGCTGCCAAAATAGTTTTTggtgaacaaattttaattcgAGGGTGCTTTTATCATTTATCGCAAAGCACTTACAGAAAAATACAAAACCTGGGCTTGATTAAGCGATATAGAGAGGACGAAAACTTCAATTTATACTGTGCTATGATGGATGGATTGGCTTTTCTCCCTGTGGATAAAGTTTGTGAGggaatgaattatttaaaacaaaattgtccaACTGGAGCAGAAGATCTACTTCagtattttgatgaaaattatGTTGGAGGTATGTTCAGGaaagttaaaaaaacaaacaatataattttaagaagaATACCACCATTGTTTGTACCAGAGTCATGGAACGTTAATATAACAACTCTGTCAACAAATCCACACAGAACTAATAATGCTTGTGAAGGCTGGAACAATAGGTTTTCCCATCTCGTCGGCATTAAACATCCCAGTATTTGGAAATTACTAACAAAAATGTGTCAAGAAGTTGGAACGGACAAGGCAAGAATGGGATTGGCTGAATTAGGAGAAATTAATCGGCAAAAAACAAAAGCtggtaaaaaaattgaagtttga
- the LOC132947826 gene encoding uncharacterized protein LOC132947826, with protein MNSLSKTLKHCQVLCFTDDIKLFMNINCIEDSLNLQSDLDRFVALFDKLGLSLNLGKCKAMTFTRTRSPLTFSYHIHESIISRCDGFTMDLGFKLSSNLDPGIHIEMACCKALRMLGIIMRLSKDLNLTSSLKVLYCSLVRPIIEYGAIVWDPHTADNACQVERVQRRFLRFTSFLLGIKFVVHELTSPAYHILV; from the coding sequence ATGAACAGCCTTAGCAAAACACTAAAACACTGTCAAGTTTTATGTTTCACGGACGACATCAAgctttttatgaatataaactGCATTGAAGACAGTCTTAATCTACAAAGTGATTTAGATAGATTTGTTGCTCTTTTTGATAAATTAGGTTTGTCACTGAACCTAGGTAAGTGTAAAGCCATGACGTTTACTAGAACCCGCTCTCCATTAACGTTTTCCTACCATATTCATGAATCAATAATTTCTCGCTGTGATGGATTTACGATGGATCTTGGGTTCAAACTCTCCAGTAACCTTGACCCGGGCATTCATATTGAAATGGCTTGTTGCAAAGCTCTAAGAATGTTGGGTATAATAATGAGATTGTCAAAGGACCTTAACCTAACTTCGTCATTGAAAGTCTTATACTGTTCGTTAGTCCGGCCAATTATTGAATATGGTGCCATTGTTTGGGATCCCCATACTGCCGACAATGCTTGCCAGGTCGAAAGGGTACAGCGCAGGTTCTTGCGATTTACAAGCTTCCTGTTAGGCATCAAATTTGTAGTGCATGAACTTACGAGCCCTGCTTATCACATTCTAGTATGA